The Rana temporaria chromosome 4, aRanTem1.1, whole genome shotgun sequence genome contains a region encoding:
- the PBK gene encoding lymphokine-activated killer T-cell-originated protein kinase: MSGRSGDGAMSAEAFKTPLKGGRRKSSDVSTPSPTFAIPASPFMQKFGYGTGVSVYLMKRSPKGLSQSPWAVKKISKQCDKSSKNLYEERLNVEAKILKDLQHPNIVGYRAFTKSKDGSMCLAMEFGGDKSLNDLIESRNEDGLGPFPADVILKVALHMARGLKYLHNEKKILHGDMKSSNVVIKDDFVTIKLCDVGVSLHLDENMTVNDPKAQYIGTESWKAKETLEEGVITDKADIYAFGLTLWEMMVLSIPHLNLPEENDDEEDSFTEEDFDEDAYYEALGTRPALNMDKLDESYQKVIELFYVCTSENPKERPSATQIVQALEAEGVE, encoded by the exons ATGTCAGGGCGCAGCGGTGACGGGGCTATGTCGGCCGAGGCATTCAAGACCCCTCTGAAGGGGGGCCGGAGGAAGTCTTCGG ATGTGTCTACTCCATCACCAACGTTCGCCATCCCAGCTTCACCGTTCATGCAGAAGTTTGGTTATGGAACCGGGGTCAGCGTTTACCTGATGAAAAG gTCTCCGAAGGGCTTGTCTCAGTCCCCGTGGGCTGTGAAGAAGATCAGTAAGCAGTGTGACAAATCCAGCAAGAACCTTTATGAGGAGAGGTTGAATGTGGAGGCCAAGATCCTAAAGGATTTGCAGCACCCTAATATTGttg GTTATCGAGCCTTCACCAAATCTAAAGATGGCAGTATGTGTCTTGCAATGGAATTCGGTGGGGATAAATCTTTGAATGACCTCATAGAATCCAGGAATGAGGATGGACTGGGCCCGTTCCCTGCTGACGTTATTCTGAAAGTAGCTTTACATATGGCCAGAGGCCTGAAG TATCTACACAATGAGAAGAAGATCCTCCATGGTGATATGAAATCCTCTAACGTTGTCATCAAAGATGACTTTGTGACGATTAAGCTGTGTGACGTTGGGGTGTCTCTGCATCTGGATGAAAACATGACTG TGAATGATCCAAAGGCCCAATACATTGGCACAGAgtcctggaaagcaaaggaaacTTTGGAGGAAGGCGTCATCACTGATAAGGCTGATATATACGCATTTGGCCTCACCTTGTGGGAGATGATGGTTCTGTCCATACCGCATCTCAACCTGCCAGAGGAAAATGATGATGAAG AGGACTCCTTCACGGAGGAAGACTTCGATGAGGACGCTTATTACGAAGCTTTGGGCACGAGACCGGCACTTAACATGGACAAGCTGGATGAGTCCTACCAGAAGGTGATTGAATTGTTCTACGTGTGCACCAGCGAGAATCCCAAGGAACGGCCTTCTGCAACTCAAATTGTGCAGGCCTTGGAAGCGGAGGGTGTCGAGTAA